AGGATGGGGCGCAGACGCACGGCGGCTGCGTGTTCGATGGCCGCGCGGCGGTCCAGCCCCTCGTTGATCTGCATCTCGCGGGCGAATTCCGCCATCAGGATGCCGTGCTTGGAAATCAGCCCGATCAGCGTGACCAGCCCCACCTGGGTATAGATGTTCATGGTCGCCAGACCGAAGAACAGCGGCAGCAGCGCGCCGCAGATGGACATGGGCACCGTCACCAGAATCACCAGCGGGTCGCGCAGGGATTCGAACTGGGCCGCCAGCACCAGATAGATGACGATCAGGGCGAAGACGAAGGTGATGATGAGCTGGTTGCCCTCGGTCACGTACTGGCGGGATTCGCCGAGGAAGGAGTGGGTGAAACCGGCGGGAAGCTGTTCGCGCGCCTGGGCCTTCAGGAAATCCACCGCCTGTCCCATGGTGACACCCGGCATCGGCACCGCCTGGAAGGTGGCGGCGGGAAGCTGGTTGTACTTGGTCAGGGCGTTGGGCTCCACCTCGGTGCGGATCGACACCACGGTGGACAGCGGAATCTGGTCGCCGCTGGCCGTCGGCACGTAATAGCGGGTCAGGTCTTCCGGCGTCAGGCGCAGCGAGCGCGGCACCTGCGGGATCACCTCGTACGAACGGCCGTTCAGATTGAAGCGGTTGACGTAGTTGCCGCCCAGCAGCGTGCCCAGCGCGTTGCCGATGCTGGACATGTTGAGGCCCAGGTCCGCGGCCTTGCTGCGGTCGATGTCGAAGCGGATGACCGGGCTGTTGTACTGCAGGTCGCTGTCGGTCACGATGAACATGCCGCTCTTCTGGGCCGCGCTCTTGATGCGTTCCATGGCGTCATAGATGGTGCGGTAGTCGCCGGAGGAGTTGACGACCATCTGCACCGGCAGCCCGCCCGACGAACCGGGCAGGGCCGGCGGCGAGACCAGGAAGATGCTCATCCCGGTGACGCTGGACAGGGCGGCCTGAACCTCGGGCTGAAGCTGCTTGGCCGTCTTGGTGCGCTGGTCCCACGGCTGCAGGATCATGCCGGCGAAGCCCTGGGTCAGCGACATGGCGCCGTTGACCACGAACCGGGTGTCGGTTTCGGGGTATTGGGCGAACACCTGGTCCATCTGGGCGCCATAGGCGTCGATATAGTCCAGGTTGGCGTACTGCGGCGCCTTGGTGATGCCGAACAGCACGCCCTGATCCTCTTCCGGCGCCAGTTCCGACATGACGTTCATGAACAGGAAGCCGACGCTGACCAGCACGCCCACCGCGAACAGCAGCACCGCCGGACGGAAATCCAGCGCCCGCGACAGCCGCCGCCCATACCAGCGGGTCAGCTTTTCAAAGGTGCGGTCAACGAAACGGGCAAACCGGCCCTCGTTCATCTCCGGCGTCAGGATGGCCGAGCACATCATGGGCGACAGCGTGAGCGCCACCACGCCCGAGATGATGACCGACGCGGCCAGGGTAAAGGCGAATTCCTTGAACAGCGCGCCGGTCAGGCCGCTGAGGAAGCCGATGGGGGCATAGACCGCGGCCAGCGTGATGGTCATGGAAATGACCGGGGCCACGATTTCCCGCGCGCCGATCACCGCCGATTCCACCGGACTCTTGCCCTCTTCCAGGTGGCGGTGAACGTTCTCGACCACCACGATGGCGTCGTCCACCACCAGCCCGATGGCCAGCACCATGGCCAGCAACGTCAGCAGGTTGATGGAGAAGCCCATGGCCAGCATGAAGATGCCCGCCCCGATGATGGACAGCGGGATGGTGACGATGGGGATCAGCACCGACCGGAACGAGCCGAGGAACAGGAAGATCACCACGATCACGATGGCCACCGCCTCGGCCAGCGTCTTCTGCACTTCCGAGATGGACGCCTCGATGAAGCGCGT
This DNA window, taken from Azospirillum fermentarium, encodes the following:
- a CDS encoding MexW/MexI family multidrug efflux RND transporter permease subunit, with the translated sequence MAFTDIFIRRPILSVVVSLLIFLIGLRAFTELPIRQYPELKNTVITITTAYPGASPDLMQGFITTPIEQAVASAEGIDYLTSSSTQGTSLVTANIRLNFDPNVAMTDVMAKVNQVKYQLPREANDPVILKSTGETTSLLYMGFSSTELSGAAISDYITRVIQPQLSTVNGVASAKILGGQVFAMRLWLDPVRMAARNISTADVTSAIQANNFQSAPGQAKGTFTVTNVTANTGLTDVEQFRDLIVKAKDGALVRIRDIGTVELGAKSADASVTMNGQQAIFIGVDSTPTGNPLTIVADIRAMVPDLKRNLPPSMKMDIVYDSTRFIEASISEVQKTLAEAVAIVIVVIFLFLGSFRSVLIPIVTIPLSIIGAGIFMLAMGFSINLLTLLAMVLAIGLVVDDAIVVVENVHRHLEEGKSPVESAVIGAREIVAPVISMTITLAAVYAPIGFLSGLTGALFKEFAFTLAASVIISGVVALTLSPMMCSAILTPEMNEGRFARFVDRTFEKLTRWYGRRLSRALDFRPAVLLFAVGVLVSVGFLFMNVMSELAPEEDQGVLFGITKAPQYANLDYIDAYGAQMDQVFAQYPETDTRFVVNGAMSLTQGFAGMILQPWDQRTKTAKQLQPEVQAALSSVTGMSIFLVSPPALPGSSGGLPVQMVVNSSGDYRTIYDAMERIKSAAQKSGMFIVTDSDLQYNSPVIRFDIDRSKAADLGLNMSSIGNALGTLLGGNYVNRFNLNGRSYEVIPQVPRSLRLTPEDLTRYYVPTASGDQIPLSTVVSIRTEVEPNALTKYNQLPAATFQAVPMPGVTMGQAVDFLKAQAREQLPAGFTHSFLGESRQYVTEGNQLIITFVFALIVIYLVLAAQFESLRDPLVILVTVPMSICGALLPLFFGLATMNIYTQVGLVTLIGLISKHGILMAEFAREMQINEGLDRRAAIEHAAAVRLRPILMTTAAMVVGLLPLLSAQGAGAASRFSIGLVIVAGMLIGTMFTLFVLPAVYTLLAKDHRADATSRRAVEIAALS